A single region of the Desulfofundulus luciae genome encodes:
- the spoVAE gene encoding stage V sporulation protein AE gives MIFLKAFLVGGLLCVIAQLLMDLTSYKVTPAHVLVGFVTAGVILSALGLYQPLVNWAGAGATVPLSGFGHLLAQGAIGGVKQKGVLGAFSGGVAATAAGITAAVVFGYLAALAFRPKG, from the coding sequence ATGATTTTTTTAAAGGCGTTTCTCGTGGGGGGTCTTTTATGCGTGATTGCCCAGCTCCTGATGGATTTAACCAGCTATAAGGTTACCCCCGCCCACGTGCTGGTAGGTTTTGTTACCGCAGGAGTTATTTTAAGCGCCCTGGGGTTGTACCAGCCCCTGGTGAACTGGGCCGGGGCGGGGGCTACGGTGCCCTTGAGTGGTTTCGGCCACCTGCTGGCCCAGGGAGCCATCGGCGGGGTAAAACAAAAGGGAGTCCTGGGGGCCTTTTCCGGAGGGGTGGCCGCTACAGCCGCCGGTATAACCGCGGCGGTCGTTTTTGGTTACCTGGCTGCCCTGGCCTTCCGACCAAAAGGATAG
- the spoVAD gene encoding stage V sporulation protein AD, producing MPAPKKNGLQTVWFQNPPVIISTATIVGSKEGQGPLGHTFDKVVEDNYYGENTWEKAERRMLKEVMQNAIQRANLQPQNVDYLLAGDLLNQIISADFVARDLGIPFIGLYGACSTMYEGLALGAMLIDGGFAEYVLVGVSSHYSTAERQYRYPTEQGTQRPLYATRTVTGAAAAVLARQGNGPVITHATIGKAIDLGQGDPMNMGAAMAPAAADTMARHLMDTQRQPDYYDLFITGDLGTYGRELALKLMQQKGYDISTRFSDCGVLIYSPEQYAHAGGSGCACAGVVTCGYLMQEIKAGRLKRILGVATGALLSPCSYQQGETIPGIAHAVVIEGR from the coding sequence TTGCCGGCACCCAAAAAAAACGGGCTGCAGACCGTGTGGTTTCAAAACCCACCGGTAATCATTTCTACGGCCACCATTGTGGGAAGTAAAGAAGGCCAGGGACCTTTGGGTCACACCTTTGACAAAGTGGTGGAAGACAACTATTACGGGGAAAATACCTGGGAAAAAGCAGAGCGGCGGATGCTCAAAGAGGTCATGCAAAATGCCATCCAGCGGGCCAACCTCCAACCCCAGAATGTTGACTACCTGCTGGCCGGTGACCTCTTGAACCAGATCATCAGTGCTGATTTCGTCGCCAGGGATCTGGGCATTCCCTTTATCGGTCTTTACGGGGCCTGCTCCACCATGTATGAAGGCCTGGCCCTGGGGGCCATGCTCATTGACGGCGGCTTTGCCGAATATGTGCTGGTGGGGGTATCCAGCCATTATTCCACGGCCGAAAGGCAGTACCGTTACCCGACGGAGCAGGGTACCCAGCGCCCCCTGTACGCCACCCGGACGGTAACCGGGGCGGCGGCAGCAGTACTGGCCCGCCAGGGTAACGGCCCGGTGATTACCCATGCTACCATCGGTAAAGCAATTGATTTGGGCCAGGGGGACCCCATGAATATGGGGGCGGCCATGGCCCCGGCGGCTGCCGATACCATGGCCCGTCACCTCATGGATACCCAGCGGCAACCCGATTACTACGATCTCTTTATCACCGGCGATTTGGGAACTTACGGGCGGGAACTGGCCCTTAAACTGATGCAGCAAAAGGGTTATGACATTTCCACCCGGTTCAGTGACTGCGGGGTCCTGATTTATTCCCCCGAGCAGTACGCCCATGCGGGGGGTAGCGGCTGCGCCTGTGCGGGTGTGGTCACCTGTGGCTACCTGATGCAGGAAATCAAAGCCGGCCGCTTAAAACGTATCCTGGGGGTGGCTACCGGGGCTTTGCTCAGCCCCTGCAGCTACCAGCAGGGAGAGACTATTCCTGGCATTGCCCATGCCGTGGTGATAGAAGGACGGTGA
- the spoVAC gene encoding stage V sporulation protein AC, whose amino-acid sequence MAEVKDSQPLEIQKKEYQKMVQEVQPRPTIGRNVFWAFVVGGLISVLGQLFLNFFQARGLALPEAGAATSTVLVFLAALLTGLGVYDEIAKFAGAGSIVPITGFANSMVAPAMEYRGEGLVLGVGARLFTVAGPVLVFGIVTAWLVALLYYFFR is encoded by the coding sequence ATGGCCGAGGTGAAAGATTCTCAACCACTGGAAATACAGAAAAAAGAATATCAAAAGATGGTTCAGGAGGTTCAACCGCGGCCCACCATAGGCCGTAACGTTTTCTGGGCTTTTGTTGTGGGAGGGCTGATCAGCGTTTTAGGGCAGTTGTTTTTGAATTTTTTCCAGGCCCGGGGGCTGGCCTTGCCGGAAGCAGGGGCGGCTACGTCCACGGTGCTGGTTTTCCTGGCCGCCCTGCTCACCGGGCTGGGGGTATACGATGAGATTGCCAAATTTGCCGGTGCCGGTTCCATCGTGCCCATTACCGGCTTTGCCAACTCCATGGTCGCGCCGGCCATGGAATACCGGGGTGAAGGGCTTGTTCTGGGAGTGGGAGCGAGGCTATTCACCGTTGCCGGACCGGTGCTTGTTTTTGGCATTGTGACAGCCTGGTTAGTCGCACTTTTGTACTACTTCTTCCGGTAG